One genomic window of Myxocyprinus asiaticus isolate MX2 ecotype Aquarium Trade chromosome 5, UBuf_Myxa_2, whole genome shotgun sequence includes the following:
- the LOC127441024 gene encoding type-1 angiotensin II receptor-like yields MENFTTYPPIGLNLTCNMTGNHNFIFTLIPVVYSCNFIIGMVGNSMVVAVIYFCLKLKTVANIFVLNLAVSDLTFLLTLPIWAIYTATGYQWPFGGSFLCKAIASMALLNLYTSIFLLTALSIDRYLAIVHPVQSRQCRTLDYARVTCVAIWVGALFLSLPTAVVRRTHLIKNINVTVCGILDKEEHRNMLVALSLTKSVLGFLLPLTIILTCYFLIGRALLKARDIQRNSKSNGDEVLSMLAVAVLSFFLCWTPHQIFSFIDMLFLLKVITNCNVIEIIDTGMPFTICIAYFNSCMNPILYGFVGKNFRRSLLKLLRCSSTSVASHPNLSTKMSSLSYRTSESVHLSVIKTSSLPQAT; encoded by the coding sequence ATGGAAAACTTTACAACTTACCCTCCCATAGGACTCAATCTCACATGTAACATGACTGGGAACCACAACTTCATCTTCACATTAATCCCAGTGGTCTACAGCTGCAACTTCATTATTGGAATGGTAGGCAACAGCATGGTGGTAGCTGTCATCTACTTCTGTTTGAAACTGAAGACTGTTGCCAACATATTTGTTTTGAACTTAGCTGTATCAGACCTGACTTTCCTCCTCACCCTGCCCATTTGGGCCATATACACTGCAACAGGCTACCAGTGGCCCTTTGGCGGGAGCTTCCTGTGCAAAGCTATTGCCAGTATGGCCCTCCTTAATTTATATACTAGCATTTTCCTCCTAACTGCTCTCAGCATTGACCGCTATCTGGCCATTGTCCACCCAGTCCAGTCCCGACAGTGCCGGACATTGGATTATGCTCGTGTGACGTGTGTTGCAATTTGGGTAGGGGCTTTGTTTCTGAGTCTGCCCACAGCTGTTGTCCGGAGGACCCACTTGATCAAGAATATCAATGTAACTGTATGTGGCATCCTGGACAAAGAGGAACATCGCAATATGCTGGTTGCTCTCAGTCTGACGAAGAGTGTGCTTGGGTTCCTTCTGCCCTTAACCATCATCCTCACTTGCTACTTTCTGATTGGTCGGGCTCTGCTCAAAGCACGGGACATTCAGAGGAATTCAAAGTCAAATGGGGATGAGGTATTGAGCATGTTGGCTGTTGCTGTGCTGTCGTTTTTCCTGTGCTGGACACCTCATCAGATCTTCAGCTTCATTGACATGCTTTTTCTGCTTAAAGTGATCACCAACTGTAATGTCATTGAAATCATTGACACTGGAATGCCTTTCACCATTTGTATTGCCTATTTCAACAGCTGTATGAACCCCATCCTGTACGGTTTCGTTGGGAAGAACTTCCGCAGGAGCTTGCTCAAGCTGCTGAGATGCTCTTCAACATCTGTTGCCTCTCATCCCAATCTGAGTACCAAGATGAGCTCTCTCTCTTATCGAACCTCAGAGTCAGTCCACCTCTCCGTCATTAAAACATCCTCACTACCTCAAGCCACATga